A single genomic interval of Prunus dulcis chromosome 5, ALMONDv2, whole genome shotgun sequence harbors:
- the LOC117628909 gene encoding E3 ubiquitin-protein ligase SIRP1-like yields MADEYWEMLGDPYYATRILEVSELPETPMKSQLWLDINATVTQIVLPSNLEDDEDLEDHYKLMMLEDDHMGQHSESFDYHDKIEIDLLMDDRSTSSILATISNELSKSIHVSSQDLRCVAATIVHDASRSLVGRVCSSSSRGLRVHMEACIKIDAIVEDVAADDEVQPAFVPASKSAIEKLERVRVETAGVCCSVCIAEIAVGSEGRGLPCSHIYHEACIVEWLEKSHFCPLCRFSLPA; encoded by the coding sequence ATGGCCGATGAGTATTGGGAGATGTTGGGCGATCCCTATTACGCCACACGTATCCTCGAAGTCTCCGAATTACCGGAAACTCCCATGAAATCTCAATTGTGGCTAGACATCAATGCCACTGTCACACAAATTGTGTTGCCCTCGAATTTAGAGGACGACGAGGATTTGGAAGACCATTACAAATTAATGATGTTAGAAGACGATCACATGGGCCAACATTCCGAGAGCTTCGATTACCACGACAAAATCGAGATTGACCTACTAATGGACGACAGATCCACGTCATCGATTTTGGCTACTATATCCAACGAGCTATCCAAGTCTATCCACGTCTCCTCCCAGGACCTTCGGTGCGTCGCTGCTACTATAGTCCATGATGCCTCACGGAGTCTTGTTGGGAGAGTGTGTAGCAGCAGCAGCCGGGGGTTACGTGTGCATATGGAGGCGTGCATCAAGATTGATGCGATCGTTGAGGACGTGGCCGCGGATGATGAAGTGCAGCCGGCGTTTGTACCGGCGAGTAAATCCGCAATTGAGAAGCTGGAGAGGGTGAGAGTGGAAACGGCTGGGGTTTGTTGTTCGGTTTGTATAGCGGAGATTGCAGTGGGTTCGGAAGGTCGTGGTCTGCCATGTTCGCATATTTACCACGAGGCTTGCATCGTGGAGTGGTTGGAGAAAAGCCACTTCTGCCCTCTGTGTCGTTTCTCCTTGCCTGCATAG